In Setaria italica strain Yugu1 chromosome I, Setaria_italica_v2.0, whole genome shotgun sequence, the genomic window CTATATAACACCTCCCTATCTGAATTCAACCCGTACAAACATTCCGCCTTAAAAAATACCACTAATAGCAATTCCAACAGACCAAAGTTCAACCAATCAAGTTTAGAATACCATCTGCAGACGAAAGATAAAGACCTTAggctttgttttttctttttttcttttttttgggggaGGGTTGGTTGGTTAATGTAGAGAAATCCAAGAAAGAAAACCTACACATGGAAAACTGAACCATGGAAGCATACTGTCATAAGTACACCCGTAGAAAGAAATAGAAATATAATCTAAACTAGGACAAATACAAAGTAAGCAAACCCTATGAAAATTAAAGAGATGTCGCCAGAAATTTGAGGGCTATCAGTTATAACCTAAATACTCACAATTGAACCCAAAAGAGATATGGGCCACAGTAAACAACAGAGCAATCTTCTTGTGCAATGGTATCCTTCATATTTAAGGGGGAAAAGCAACAGTGCAAATAACAACAGGGAGCAGTATACTAGTACTATGTACTTTAATAGCACGCACAAACATATTCCTGCAATCTCATTGTTTCATAACTGAAAAGTTCATCTTTACCTTGAGAGCACCCTTTTTTAACTTGTAGGATTAACAATGgtatcttaaaaaaaattgtggtCTTTGATGCAAACTGAGCACATCCTTTAACATTGATTTCACTGGGTATTTTCACATAATGTTTAACATAAACCTCATGTAGAGCACATGACATCTCATTTAGTGTCAGTATGCAATTATGCATACTTAACTTGTAAGCACCGTCCATTATGTCAAAGAAATTTATATATGTAGAAAGGGTGCAAAACTATTATGAGGATGGAAACAGAAGATAATGAAATCCATTGCAAGTAAACACAAAAAACAACTATACGGGCTAGATAAAGGGAGCACTAAGAATGGAATCTTCTGCTGTATAAGGAAACAATTAGCAATCACTGTTTGCATCATCTAACTATCCATTATCTTGGATAAACATGAAAGAAATCAATAGGAGTTAAGGAAAAACTCAACTTAAACATGATTCTATGAGAAGCAATCCAAGAAAACTAGATAGAAGATTGAGTTTTGTGGTGTAACTAAATGAACTAAACCAAATAGAACAACAGAGCATCTTAAAGCAAGTACAGTTGTCACACGGATATTTACAATAGATTTGAACAAATAGAATAAACTAACAACCCAACTGATCCAACTGAGGAAACAAAAATGACAAAACTGATCATTATCCTTCAGATTCCAGACAAGCAGCATGTTGAACAGAAAATCTATTGCCCAAATCTAACTTGGAAAGTAGTGCAAGAAATCTATCTCCTAAACTGCTTCCTGGTTGCAGCCACATTGGCATCCTAAACACCTCTCGCACAAATTGCAGAGAAAACATATAATTGCTTATGTCCTCTCAAAACACAAAGGAAAGCAGCAACATGCACAACACAATCTACAAACTAGGAATAGTAAGATATAGAAGCAAATGgtacaaaaaaaaatggaggtaTGCAGCTTccagagaaaaataaaatgacaaGAGTAAAGAATAGTACCTCAGGGACTGCAGCTTccagagaaaaataaaatgacaaGAGTAAAGAATAGTACCTCAGGGAACTATTCCCCCAGCTCCACCAGTTGATCCTGAAGATTCTCATCCTGCAAGCATATGGAACATGAAACAAAACAATCCATTTTACACCTAAAGGGTACAAAGCAACAAGATCTACAGTACCTCCTCAACATTGAGCCCAATGGCTGCAGGGTCCTGCAAACAAATGGAACATGCAATCGGAACACAACCGATTACACCTAAGAGTATAGAGCAACAAGATCTACAATTAGAGATCCCCTAATCAAATTACATATCAACCCGACAGCAAATCCCAACCCTAATCAAATTAAATATCAACCTAGAAGAATAAAAACCATCAAATTGTTCAGTAAAGACAGCATAAATCCACTCAGCAGCATGCATAACAGGTCAGCCATGTGAAATCTTCATACAAGGCTCGCAGAAAACAATCCCCAAAATTGGTAATAAGCCTATATTCTAGAAAGAAGTAATCAAAATCCGAATGGAACTCAATATAAAGGTATTAATCGCCATCCCTAACCCAACAGAAGCAACAAACCATTAAAGATCGAAGAAACCTGCAATGTAATAACCAATAAAAACTATTGTGATCCGCAAATGTTAGAGGTATTGAAAATAGCATTTAAGATATCCACCATAATGCGGAGAAACAAAATAACATGGAGTATCCTGAGGGCTTGCATGCTATGCCAAAATAACATCACAACcctaggagttggcacatcggACTCTCATTGGTTTAGAGCTGTGAACATTCACATGATACCAAAATAACATCACATACACCATTCTGACTCATTAAGCATTGAACATGTGACTATACTCGTATCAAGAAAATAATGTAACTATATTCATACCAAGGACAGTTAGATAAAGTAACTATGACACTTGCATTTTCGAGTTAATAAAATAATACTCCACTAGCATAAATGCCTGTGTGTTGCTACGGTTTCTTAGTTGTTGCCAAGTTGTCATCCGCTAGCTCCTAGTTCGCTTGCTTCACTTCCTTTTGTTTAGGatgtttcataatatttgtataCATCTCTGATAATACTAAGCATAAACTCCTTTGAATTCTACATGGCTTATTTAAATGGTGGAATAtcaatttttatacatatgtaATGTGTCCTACATTTGGTTCAAACATGCATTAAAACTCCTGGTAAGATTTAGTACTAATGCAACTCTTGTCTTAGCTTTTATGAATATGCAAGTTATTATGAACATAAGAGATTGTCCACAAAACTTTCagcctataaaaagaaaaaattgcaaGGCTAAAATAAATGCTCAGTCCTTGATTATAATATGCTCAACAATTCATGCCTGAGTGTATACACCCAGATAGGCTAACATCATGGCCTAGTTGCTCTAAGAAACATGATCAAACAACCAATGCAAGTATCCTTCTGCAATTTGCTCCTCAAAATTTAGTCAATGATGACCAAATGTTCTACCTACAAATTATTTTTCAGATTCAGATAGTAAAGGCATAGCAGTCGACCTACTATCTTGCGGttgaaaatttcaaaatataaggAAAAATCATATTTAAGATTTGATTGTCCATTAGTTAGGCTAAAATCCTTCATAACAAAAAAACCATGATTATTATAGGCATCTGAGAGAGGGCGTTGTACTAAGACGAACACAAATTGTAGAAGAGAAGGCACTGCACCTGAGTGACCATGAAGTGTGTCCCCAAGAAGTACCACGGTATCCGAGTGACCCACGATAAGCTCCTCAATCATATTACAAAATAAGTGGAGCAAGAAGATCCCTCCTATCATTAATTTACCTCTCTTATCATTAATTATTGTGACTTAAAATGTACCCGTGCAGATCAGCAGCGACGTGCTTCAATGGATTTTTCCTCGTCATCCTACGCATATGGTTCCCAGTTGTGGATTGCCCTCTTGGTGATGCAGCAGTGGGTAGTGGAGCTTCTTGCTGAGGTCAAAGCGGCAGACCTTCTGGCAGGTGGTGGTGAGTGTTGCTGACGAAGACGACATCAGCTACCACTAGCAGAGCTACACACAGAACCAGCCATTCGAGGACCAAAGCGAGACACAAGTAAAGGCAAAGTAGCGTACCACGAGGGACGCAGGAATTGGTAGGGAGGGCTGCTCAACCTGGTCCACTAGAACATCCTCCTGCAAGCGAGTTGAAGAACTAATCAGAAGACTATCGCAGGTGCGATCAAAACATTGCAAACTCGCGAACACCAAAAATCGCATAGGTGCATCGAGTCCCCGATCAAAATAGCTAGGTATCGTACCATGAGAGGTGCAAGCAGAGGGGGCGGGGTTTGCTCCCCCTGCTCCACGAGCGCCGGCTCTACCAGAACACCCTCCTCCTGCAGGCGGGTCGAATAAGCAATTAGAAGATTGTCTTGCTAAAACCACAGGTGCGATCCAAACAGAAATGCGATTGCAAACTCACGAACACCAAAAATCTCAAAGCCCATTGAGTCCCCAATTTCGATCAATTAGATTAAGAGTGCCGCAGAATCACCTGCACCATGGGGTCGGTGACTAGGTCTATTTGGACGCCGAGCCAGCTACATTAGCCTAACGAGTTAATCTTGGGCTCATTAACAAAATGAGAAAAGGGTTGGCTCGGCTAGTTAATAGTTCGATCGAGCTAGCTTAATAATCTCGCAAGGCAGATGTAAATTTAGGATTACCATATAAACACatgtggaaaaaaaatatagcaaTAAGCAATTTCATTCAATAAATAAAATATCCCCTAATCAAATTACATATCAACCCAACAGCAAATCCCAACCCTAATCAAATTAAATATCAACccagaagaaaaaaacaatcaaattgTTCAACACAGACCGTATAAATCCACTCAGCAGCATGCATAACAGGTCAGCCATGTGAAATCGTGAGACAAGGCTTGCAGAAAATAATCCCAAAATTGGTAATAAGCCTATATTCTAGAAACAAATAATCAAAGTCCAAATGGAACTCAATATAAAGGCATTGACCGACATCCCAAACCCAACAGAAGCAACAAACCATTAAAGATCGAAGAAACCGGCAAAGTAATAGCCAATAAAAACTATTGTGATCCGCAAAAACTAGAGGTATTAAAAATAGCATTTAAGGTATCCACCATAGTGCAGACAAACAAAATAACATGGAGTATCCTGAGGGCTTGCATGTTGTGCCATAATAACATCACAACcctaggagttggcacatcagACTCTCATTGGTTTAGAGCTGTGAACATTCACATGATACCAAAATAACATCACATACACCAATGTGACTCATTAAGCATTGAATATGTGACTAAGCTCGTATCAAGATAATAATGTAACTATACTCATACCAAGGACAGTTAGATAGAGTAAATACATCATTTGCATTCTTTTGAGTTACTAAAATAATACTCCATATATCCATCTGGAAGCAAACCAAGATTAAGTTGCAATCATAACATAAAATTCCATCCCATCAGTATATAGCAAATAGCAGAGCTACACACAGAACGAGCCATTCGAGGACCATAGCGAAACACAAGTAAAGGCAATGTAGCGTACCACGAGGGGCGTAGGAACTGGTAGGGAGGGCTGCTCAACTTGGTCCACCAGAACATCCACCTACAAGCGAGTTGAAGAACTAATCAGAAGACTGCCGCAGGTGCGATCAAAACATTGCAAACTCGCGAACACCAAAAATCGCACAGGtgcatcgagttcctgatcaaAATAGCTAGGTATCGTACAGTGAGAGGTGCAAGCAGAGGGGGCGGGGTCTGCTCCCCCTGCTCCACGAGCGCCGGCTCTACCAGAACACCCTCCTCCTGCAGGTGAGTCGAATAAGCAATCAAAAGATTGTCTTGCTAAAACCACATGTGCGATCCAAATAGAAATACAATTGCAAACTCACGAACGCCAAAAATCTCAAAGCCCATTGAGTCCCCAATTTCGATCAATTAGATTAAGAGTGCCGCAGAATCACCTGCACCATGGGGTCGGCGACCAAGGCGAAGGCGGCGGACGGGCAGAGGCGAAGGCGGTGGGGGCTCTGTGTCGTCAGTGTGGAGGAGGCAAGTAGGAAAAGGCAAGGCTCTCATGGTCTCACCTGAGAATCCATATATACAGGAGAAAAGCGGGCCACAGCATACCGCACTACTAGAGAGCAGCGAGCCTCCATGGGCTTCCCCTGGAAGAGTATTTCTGATGGGCTTCCGCCGTCGAGGCATATGGGCTATAGTGTAGTTTGTAGCCCAGGCCCCAATCCTACCAGCGCGATTGTCGAGTGCAAGATTACGTCTTCCAAGATAGGGTTTACACTCTTGGACACGTTGTAGGAATACATCTTTGTAACATATGACATGCACTCGATGCGAGAAGGTAAGGTATGCATCGAGGGAACTCGCCGTTTCATGATCTGGTGGTGATTCTGCTCCACCAGTATATCAGATGTGTCTGCATGAAGAAGCCAGAGAACTCCATGTTGCCTACCAAGCTCCTATTGCACGATTTATATGTTAAAAGACAAAAAGATAAGATCTGAAATATAGAACTGAAAAACGTAATGAGAACTTACCGTTTTCTGAAGATGCCTCTGGTGAACTCGGATGCCGACGCAAGATGCCTCTGATGCCCTCNNNNNNNNNNNNNNNNNNNNNNNNNNNNNNNNNNNNNNNNNNNNNNNNNNNNNNNNNNNNNNNNNNNNNNNNNNNNNNNNNNNNNNNNNNNNNNNNNNNNgggggggggggggggcctcaTGTTTTTTCGGAGGGGGGGCCGGGAGACTTCAATCTTGTTGTTGAAGAAACTTGGAGAGGGGGGAGCAACTTGAGCCATGGGAACTTGCATGAGGACGACAACTCTGATGGGGAgccgaggagaggagggggaggaccggaggaggaagacgaagggcagcctcacaagtcacaaggaAGATGTGAACAAGCTAAAATGTCTCGATGCAATACGACACATAGTGCTAACTGATATGGGCGTGTTTTGAATGGGTCCTGCCAACCACAAGTCACAAGGAAGATGTGAACTGCACGAGGAGGCGTGAAGCTTGTCACAGCCTCGGCGGCCATCGACCGGCAGCCCCCAGTCCCATTCCATCTCGAAGGTGCTCATCCTCCTCCAATCCTCCTCAAGTCTTTACTAGCTGCTGTAGCTATCTgaatttttgcatttttttagtCTTTGTTGCAAGTAAGCAATGTCGACTCCCGGCACTAGTGGATCCCATGCTGCTGCTACATCACCATAGGACAGTGGATCTGGATTTCAAGTGCAAGCAGCTAGGGCTTCTCGTCCTCTTACTCGTGCATGTGTTGGCATCTGGATCCGCAGCGCTTGCATCTGATTCATCTACAACCCCATCCAATTTTGCTGCTCCAGGTACAGAAGATGTGATAGAGATAGAAGATAATGTTGCGGTTGGTAGTAAAAGAAAGCTAAAATCTGAAGTTTGGAAAGAGT contains:
- the LOC101764099 gene encoding uncharacterized protein LOC101764099, which produces MPRRRKPIRNTLPGEAHGGSLLSSSASPHRLRLCPSAAFALVADPMVQEEGVLVEPALVEQGEQTPPPLLAPLTVDVLVDQVEQPSLPVPTPLVEEGVLVEPALVEQGEQTPPPLLAPLMEDVLVDQVEQPSLPIPASLVQHSPPPARRSAALTSARSSTTHCCITKRAIHNWEPYA